The proteins below are encoded in one region of Nitrospira sp.:
- the forD2 gene encoding ferredoxin oxidoreductase 2 subunit ForD, translating into MYNIAQVIDEKCTAKKGCRLCIMYCPEANCLDLNSSKMVAEVNIDRCKGCELCVVVCNAAKHQAIVMQAVSAKGELMNRKGESAALGQAYQG; encoded by the coding sequence ATGTATAACATCGCGCAAGTCATCGATGAAAAGTGTACGGCTAAGAAAGGCTGTCGTCTCTGCATCATGTACTGCCCTGAGGCCAACTGTCTGGACTTGAACAGCAGCAAAATGGTAGCCGAGGTCAATATTGACCGCTGCAAAGGATGCGAACTGTGCGTGGTCGTCTGCAATGCGGCCAAGCATCAGGCGATCGTGATGCAAGCCGTCAGTGCCAAGGGAGAACTGATGAACCGAAAAGGCGAATCGGCCGCCTTGGGCCAAGCCTACCAAGGCTAG
- the forA1 gene encoding ferredoxin oxidoreductase, with translation MADTKSLIGTQNKKGQTFTDPWKLMHEAPRTPSFFTGSEVIKEAIRRASCDVMIAYPITPQSEAAALIGELFAEGYIGDYFRGESEFAVMSQCAGAAFGGARVFTTTAGPGTMRAMENFPMWAGARLPIQMIVTCRGINSPLSIQPDTLEIAYLLNTGMLVWHAETAQDFFDWILMGYMVSEEPDVHLPLALCCDGFFVTHTKDVVNLTPPDMCLPPYDPYRSPVPCMDMECPPVRMMRDPFVMKSNYISYATHASWQQEIWAAVERSRKHSIHWLNGLIDAENTDTDIMIVASGTAVSQGREAIRLLEDEGVRCGLVKVKTLRPWPDEEIREATKNAKHIFVPEFNVTGWLAKEIRATVPNHQRVHAGPHVCGGMTMPPEIIVNEIKTALGLKKSFVMAGRGS, from the coding sequence ATGGCGGATACGAAATCCCTTATCGGGACACAAAATAAAAAGGGGCAAACATTCACCGATCCTTGGAAGCTCATGCACGAAGCGCCACGGACCCCGTCATTCTTCACGGGGAGCGAGGTTATCAAGGAAGCGATTCGGCGAGCTAGCTGCGACGTCATGATTGCCTATCCCATCACCCCGCAATCCGAAGCGGCCGCTTTGATCGGCGAACTTTTTGCTGAAGGATACATCGGCGATTATTTCCGCGGGGAAAGCGAGTTTGCCGTCATGTCGCAATGCGCCGGCGCAGCTTTTGGAGGCGCACGCGTATTCACGACGACTGCGGGTCCCGGTACGATGCGTGCCATGGAAAACTTCCCCATGTGGGCCGGCGCCCGATTGCCGATCCAGATGATCGTCACGTGCCGAGGCATTAATTCGCCGCTCTCAATTCAGCCGGACACCTTGGAGATCGCCTATCTGTTGAACACAGGCATGCTCGTCTGGCATGCCGAGACTGCCCAAGACTTCTTTGACTGGATCCTGATGGGTTATATGGTTAGCGAGGAGCCGGATGTGCACCTTCCGTTGGCGCTGTGTTGCGACGGATTCTTCGTCACGCACACGAAAGACGTCGTGAATCTCACGCCGCCGGACATGTGCTTGCCGCCGTACGACCCCTACCGGTCCCCGGTTCCGTGTATGGATATGGAATGTCCGCCGGTCCGGATGATGCGCGATCCTTTCGTGATGAAGAGCAACTACATCAGCTACGCGACCCACGCCAGCTGGCAACAAGAGATTTGGGCTGCAGTGGAACGTTCGCGTAAGCACAGCATCCACTGGTTAAATGGATTGATTGATGCAGAGAATACCGACACGGATATCATGATCGTGGCGTCCGGCACCGCGGTTTCGCAGGGCCGAGAGGCGATTCGCCTGCTCGAAGACGAAGGGGTGCGTTGCGGCTTGGTCAAGGTCAAGACCCTCCGTCCGTGGCCGGATGAGGAAATCCGAGAGGCGACGAAGAATGCCAAGCACATCTTCGTGCCAGAGTTCAACGTGACCGGTTGGCTGGCGAAGGAAATCCGGGCTACCGTGCCGAACCACCAGCGCGTGCACGCCGGTCCGCACGTGTGCGGAGGCATGACGATGCCGCCCGAGATTATTGTGAACGAAATCAAGACCGCGTTGGGCCTGAAAAAGTCGTTCGTCATGGCCGGTCGTGGGAGCTGA
- the forB1 gene encoding ferredoxin oxidoreductase, with protein MSKERIKISEDLFDIMPSDYQDLVKSATYGKEDRGWKDIGSSKELIEQHSLCAGCPESMAFRYILASLPNPEDTVMVGSTGCTSLVFPMVAVHNIHSLFGNQNAIASGLKRALTVRFPDRTKDVVVLAGDGATVDIGLDMTLQAWFRQEKFTTICFDNELYANTGGQESGLMQRGFVAKMAPVGKLFDKVRLPEIARESGCHYVVNCTVSKPSLVEKVIRNAVMVAREIGPTYLQLYTPCILEIGKNSMEGLQEMRDSEKPTERFAYKEYISEPAKQFLAEMAAKDKERKAAAKQLTAKA; from the coding sequence ATGAGCAAAGAGCGAATCAAGATTTCTGAGGATCTATTCGATATCATGCCGTCTGATTACCAGGACCTGGTGAAAAGTGCGACTTACGGCAAGGAAGACCGCGGCTGGAAAGATATCGGCTCGTCAAAAGAGCTGATCGAACAACACTCTCTCTGTGCCGGCTGTCCGGAATCCATGGCGTTTCGATACATCCTTGCCTCACTTCCAAATCCTGAAGACACGGTCATGGTGGGCTCCACGGGATGTACGAGCCTCGTTTTCCCGATGGTGGCAGTCCATAACATTCACTCGTTGTTCGGCAATCAGAACGCCATTGCTTCCGGGCTCAAGCGCGCATTGACCGTGCGCTTCCCGGACCGGACTAAGGACGTTGTGGTGCTAGCCGGCGACGGCGCCACGGTCGATATCGGCCTGGACATGACCCTCCAGGCGTGGTTTCGGCAGGAAAAGTTCACCACCATTTGTTTCGATAACGAGCTGTATGCGAATACAGGAGGCCAGGAGAGCGGTCTGATGCAGCGTGGATTCGTGGCGAAAATGGCTCCGGTCGGAAAGTTATTCGATAAAGTGCGGTTACCAGAAATCGCACGTGAATCCGGCTGCCATTACGTGGTCAATTGCACCGTGAGCAAACCGTCGCTGGTCGAAAAGGTCATCCGCAACGCTGTCATGGTTGCACGCGAAATCGGCCCGACCTACTTGCAGCTCTACACTCCGTGCATTCTCGAGATTGGGAAGAATAGCATGGAAGGATTGCAGGAGATGCGCGATTCTGAGAAACCAACTGAGCGGTTTGCCTACAAGGAATATATCAGTGAGCCTGCCAAGCAGTTCCTGGCCGAAATGGCGGCCAAGGACAAGGAACGAAAGGCCGCCGCAAAGCAGTTAACCGCGAAAGCCTAA
- a CDS encoding 2-oxoglutarate:ferredoxin oxidoreductase → MTEYRVMPGPEHFLPPAAASMGIYLPNPGEAHVNGVIVPEEKAMEEAARQFLMAKVPTIFPGPLVLWAWNEKAAKKATAIRHLYNTLKECVGPDQIPMLIPMPDYRPKYPKINPEMEINPNHPNLTIWHNKIDCCMFVGVHCHQANLSLKIIRGGTSCYTIAMCAQAGHEDAMLSFRDASVDKIMRLADWVKKLKGTVQVRTRGSRNGSSN, encoded by the coding sequence ATGACTGAATATCGCGTGATGCCCGGACCCGAACACTTCCTCCCTCCTGCCGCCGCTTCGATGGGAATTTATCTCCCTAACCCGGGTGAAGCCCATGTCAACGGGGTTATTGTCCCGGAAGAGAAGGCCATGGAAGAGGCGGCTCGGCAGTTTCTGATGGCTAAAGTCCCCACCATCTTCCCTGGGCCGCTGGTACTCTGGGCATGGAATGAAAAGGCCGCGAAGAAGGCGACCGCGATTCGCCATCTTTATAACACCCTGAAGGAGTGTGTGGGACCAGACCAGATCCCGATGCTGATCCCAATGCCCGACTATCGGCCGAAGTATCCGAAGATCAATCCCGAAATGGAAATCAATCCAAATCATCCCAATCTGACTATCTGGCACAACAAGATCGACTGTTGCATGTTTGTCGGGGTGCATTGTCATCAAGCGAATTTGTCCCTCAAAATTATCCGTGGCGGCACTTCCTGTTATACGATCGCTATGTGCGCGCAGGCAGGCCACGAGGACGCCATGCTGTCGTTTCGCGACGCATCCGTCGACAAAATCATGCGCTTAGCCGACTGGGTGAAGAAACTCAAAGGAACCGTGCAGGTCCGTACCCGCGGGTCGCGGAACGGATCGTCGAACTAA
- the forG1 gene encoding ferredoxin oxidoreductase: MIKKRLNIRMSGLGGQGAVTAAHVMAMAANRDGKFSISNPFFGAEKRMAPAESYCRIGIERIYDRGELVFPDVIEVFHPQVITMGKSYTMPFYSGIKEGGVVVINSGESLLSQEDIERLQDLNVAVFYIAGTELAIEIAGTELSTNMTMIGSVAGITKCVSMEALDGALQERFGKKFVASGGTASLDEAIKKKFAKKEMLLQKNLATVKRAYEIASEWAEKNKVELRVGNPAVAA, translated from the coding sequence ATGATTAAGAAACGATTGAATATCAGAATGTCGGGACTTGGAGGTCAAGGAGCCGTGACCGCCGCTCACGTCATGGCAATGGCCGCCAATCGTGATGGTAAGTTTTCCATTTCCAATCCGTTCTTTGGCGCTGAAAAGCGCATGGCTCCGGCGGAAAGCTACTGTCGCATCGGGATTGAACGCATCTACGACCGCGGCGAACTGGTGTTCCCCGACGTCATTGAAGTGTTTCATCCGCAGGTCATCACGATGGGGAAAAGCTATACGATGCCGTTCTATTCCGGCATTAAGGAAGGCGGCGTGGTCGTCATCAACTCCGGCGAGTCTCTTTTGTCGCAAGAGGACATCGAACGACTTCAGGACCTGAACGTGGCCGTCTTTTACATTGCCGGTACGGAACTGGCTATAGAGATTGCCGGAACAGAGTTGTCCACCAATATGACCATGATCGGCTCGGTCGCTGGGATCACCAAATGCGTCTCGATGGAGGCGCTGGACGGTGCCTTGCAGGAGCGCTTCGGTAAGAAATTCGTTGCCTCTGGCGGGACGGCTTCGCTCGACGAAGCCATCAAGAAGAAGTTCGCCAAGAAAGAGATGTTGCTTCAGAAGAACCTGGCAACCGTGAAGCGTGCCTACGAGATCGCCTCGGAGTGGGCGGAAAAGAATAAGGTCGAGTTGCGAGTCGGTAATCCGGCCGTCGCCGCGTAA
- a CDS encoding 50S ribosomal protein L11 methyltransferase, translated as MPITGVKGSFRDPSGRVYEVDGRIVRTIRPSFLQQFEFVKSTGLFDRLESEGHLLPVRVINEEIPRHFPEGGVSALLEAPRVPFISHPYEWPFSALKAAALLHLDIHLTALERDVTLSDASAYNVQFQGCHPVFIDHLSFRRYQPGELWQAHRQFCEAFLLPLLLRALFGCPHNAWYRGHVEGISLEEFSRLLRWHHYFNRNLLTHVILQSWLQHTGRSTAYNLPKTGAIPTALPRERFQRLLRDLRDWIAGMSPADRQPSTWQEYVNQNSYDQAERGVKKRFITDFVAMTSTVEVWDFGCNAGEYSKAALEGGASRVVGFDFDQGALEACFKRSVDEGLAIQTVFLDVANPSPSQGWGQMERLGLRERASGGAVLALAFMHHLVISKNIPFGELLDWLMELAPRGVIEFVPKSDPMVQRLLHLREDIFPDYTWEYWHAHVQRMARILKTKRVSSTGRTLIAYERN; from the coding sequence ATGCCCATTACCGGTGTGAAGGGTTCCTTTCGCGACCCGAGCGGACGCGTGTATGAGGTCGACGGGCGCATCGTCCGAACCATTAGACCCTCCTTCCTTCAACAGTTTGAATTCGTGAAGTCGACGGGCCTCTTCGATCGGCTCGAATCGGAAGGGCATCTTCTTCCGGTTCGAGTCATCAATGAGGAAATACCTCGCCATTTTCCAGAAGGTGGCGTCTCCGCCTTATTGGAGGCTCCGCGAGTGCCGTTTATTTCCCATCCCTACGAATGGCCGTTCTCCGCGCTCAAGGCGGCCGCGCTTCTCCATCTCGACATCCATTTGACTGCCTTGGAACGGGACGTCACCTTGAGCGATGCGTCCGCGTATAACGTTCAATTTCAAGGTTGTCATCCCGTTTTCATCGATCATCTATCCTTTCGGCGATACCAGCCCGGCGAACTGTGGCAGGCCCATCGGCAATTCTGTGAGGCCTTCTTGCTTCCACTGTTGTTACGCGCGCTGTTCGGATGTCCCCATAACGCATGGTACCGGGGGCACGTGGAAGGGATTTCATTGGAAGAGTTCAGCCGTCTGCTCCGGTGGCATCACTACTTCAATAGGAACCTCTTGACCCACGTCATCCTCCAATCCTGGCTGCAGCATACAGGGCGCTCTACGGCATATAATCTCCCGAAGACGGGCGCCATACCGACCGCGCTGCCACGCGAAAGATTTCAACGGCTGCTTCGTGACCTTCGCGACTGGATCGCCGGGATGTCACCGGCTGATCGCCAGCCGTCGACCTGGCAGGAGTATGTCAATCAAAACTCCTACGATCAGGCGGAGAGGGGGGTGAAGAAGCGCTTCATTACCGACTTTGTGGCCATGACGTCCACTGTCGAGGTCTGGGATTTTGGATGCAATGCGGGTGAGTATTCCAAGGCGGCGCTCGAGGGGGGAGCGTCACGGGTCGTGGGCTTCGACTTCGACCAGGGCGCGCTGGAAGCCTGTTTCAAGAGGTCTGTCGACGAGGGGCTGGCGATCCAGACTGTGTTTCTTGACGTCGCCAATCCAAGCCCCAGTCAGGGCTGGGGACAGATGGAGCGATTGGGGCTGCGTGAACGGGCTTCCGGCGGTGCGGTACTTGCGTTGGCGTTCATGCATCATCTGGTCATTTCCAAGAATATCCCATTCGGCGAACTGCTCGACTGGTTGATGGAGTTGGCGCCGAGAGGGGTGATCGAGTTCGTGCCGAAATCCGACCCCATGGTGCAACGTTTATTACACCTGCGAGAGGACATTTTCCCGGATTACACATGGGAGTATTGGCATGCACATGTCCAGCGGATGGCCAGGATTCTCAAGACGAAGCGGGTGTCATCGACCGGCCGGACGCTCATCGCCTATGAACGAAACTGA